The Kroppenstedtia pulmonis genome has a segment encoding these proteins:
- a CDS encoding non-ribosomal peptide synthetase produces MVEKLIKDMDGIDQAIHSSELRAPILSSYINVNRKHDEQKELKIHQFFLPIHHDSLTVHPAELALGLLIVVMSRYTEQKSLLFSYRNSEQKENGILGVDLSDDLSFQTLIERIFESDLKQDSSSLLGDDPLTVRFSFGNHNEPWTLAPLAYEQQDVPVQMDVQFILDEGQLSGTVVYNGKLFKESFILRFISHMETVLMEVRDKGTLPISTLKLVSKQEENFLKKWGRIDESFAQQPSVHQLFEAQVEKTPYSIALSFQGKEITYQQLNERAEALANRLAEMGVGPDRVVVILAERSFELVEALLGILKAGGCYLALESNIPKSRLDYILADATPHVILAQDQFWDRIPEGKIPKLRLNCERTFQFTKQRSEVNIKPEHLAYISYTSGSTGTPKGVCVPHKAVSRLVYKSDFLTASSSDVYLSLSPVAFDASTLEIWAPLANGGRLAIFDPAPVTLDRLAETIQMEEVTTLWLTSGLFHLMVDAHIEVFAGVKHVLAGGDVISRVHLERLLTAHPDLTFTNGYGPTENTTFTTCWTTKQRVQEGSIPIGMPINGTGVVILDDNLQLVPVGVQGELYALGAGLARCYLNNPTETARKFISVPFTSDPEEKMYKTGDLARWREDGTIEFLGRADFQVKIYGYRVELGEVEAAILQYEDVKEAAVVVQSDHSSGKRLLAYVVLHNTQENYEVKMLKLQAFLKGYLPPYMVPWAIIPIHEIPLNVNGKVDRSKLPSEDRVPRRLNTVYNPPRNQTEAYLAQLWGELLAVEPVGIHDNFFLMGGNSLTLAEMTLEVQKKWGEVPSRVLYLKPTISELASFIMELKASD; encoded by the coding sequence ATGGTGGAGAAGTTGATCAAAGACATGGATGGAATCGACCAAGCAATCCATTCTTCTGAACTGAGAGCGCCAATATTGAGTTCCTATATAAATGTCAATAGGAAACATGATGAACAAAAGGAGCTAAAAATCCATCAATTTTTTCTCCCTATTCATCATGACTCCTTGACAGTACATCCAGCAGAGTTAGCACTAGGGCTGCTTATTGTCGTTATGAGCCGATACACAGAACAGAAAAGCTTGCTATTCAGTTATCGAAACAGTGAACAGAAAGAGAATGGAATATTAGGGGTGGATCTCTCAGATGATCTCTCTTTTCAAACCTTAATAGAAAGGATTTTTGAAAGTGATTTGAAGCAAGATTCATCTTCACTACTGGGTGATGATCCACTAACGGTTCGTTTTAGCTTTGGTAATCATAATGAGCCCTGGACTTTGGCACCATTGGCTTATGAGCAACAGGATGTTCCTGTCCAAATGGATGTGCAATTCATTCTAGATGAGGGGCAGTTGTCTGGAACAGTCGTTTATAATGGAAAGTTGTTTAAGGAGAGCTTCATCCTCCGATTCATATCACACATGGAAACAGTCCTTATGGAAGTAAGGGATAAAGGGACCCTTCCCATTTCTACCCTGAAACTCGTCAGTAAACAGGAAGAGAATTTCCTGAAAAAATGGGGAAGGATCGATGAGTCATTTGCACAACAACCTTCGGTTCATCAGCTGTTTGAAGCCCAGGTAGAAAAAACACCATACTCGATCGCCCTTAGTTTTCAGGGGAAGGAAATAACCTATCAACAATTAAATGAACGGGCAGAAGCTTTAGCCAACCGATTAGCGGAAATGGGAGTGGGACCTGACCGGGTTGTAGTCATTTTGGCGGAACGATCATTTGAACTAGTTGAGGCATTATTGGGAATATTGAAAGCGGGGGGCTGTTACTTGGCGTTGGAGTCCAACATCCCAAAATCACGACTAGATTATATTTTGGCGGATGCAACGCCCCATGTAATCCTTGCTCAAGATCAATTCTGGGATCGGATACCAGAAGGAAAGATTCCCAAACTACGTTTGAATTGCGAGAGAACTTTTCAATTTACGAAACAAAGAAGTGAGGTCAATATAAAACCGGAGCATCTCGCTTATATTAGTTATACATCAGGTTCAACAGGAACTCCAAAGGGGGTTTGTGTACCACACAAGGCCGTTTCCCGTCTTGTGTACAAATCCGATTTTCTGACTGCTTCTTCAAGTGATGTTTATCTTTCATTGTCTCCTGTCGCTTTTGATGCATCTACTTTGGAGATTTGGGCACCGTTGGCTAACGGTGGACGTTTGGCTATTTTTGATCCGGCTCCAGTAACACTTGATCGGTTAGCAGAAACAATACAAATGGAAGAAGTAACAACGCTATGGCTTACCTCTGGGTTGTTTCATCTAATGGTTGACGCTCATATTGAGGTCTTTGCCGGTGTAAAACATGTTTTAGCTGGAGGGGATGTTATTTCCCGGGTTCATTTAGAACGGCTTTTAACAGCGCATCCTGATCTTACTTTTACCAATGGTTACGGACCAACAGAAAACACAACGTTTACAACTTGCTGGACGACGAAACAGAGGGTGCAAGAAGGCTCAATTCCGATCGGAATGCCTATCAATGGGACAGGGGTTGTGATCTTAGATGACAACCTTCAGCTGGTACCAGTAGGCGTGCAAGGAGAGTTGTATGCATTGGGAGCAGGGTTGGCCAGATGTTATTTAAATAACCCAACAGAAACTGCACGGAAATTTATATCTGTTCCGTTCACATCGGACCCTGAGGAAAAAATGTATAAGACAGGAGATCTTGCTCGCTGGAGAGAGGATGGGACCATTGAATTTTTAGGACGTGCCGATTTCCAAGTTAAAATTTATGGGTATCGCGTGGAGCTTGGAGAGGTGGAGGCAGCGATTTTGCAATATGAAGATGTAAAGGAAGCCGCTGTTGTGGTGCAATCCGATCATTCTAGCGGGAAAAGGCTACTTGCCTATGTTGTCCTCCATAACACACAGGAAAATTATGAGGTAAAGATGCTGAAGCTGCAAGCCTTTTTAAAAGGGTATCTTCCTCCATATATGGTCCCTTGGGCGATCATCCCCATTCATGAGATTCCTCTCAATGTGAATGGAAAAGTAGACCGTTCGAAATTGCCATCAGAAGACCGTGTACCCCGAAGACTGAATACAGTGTATAATCCTCCAAGAAACCAAACTGAAGCTTACCTGGCTCAATTATGGGGGGAGTTGCTGGCAGTTGAACCGGTAGGCATTCATGACAACTTTTTCTTAATGGGTGGGAATTCGCTGACTTTAGCAGAGATGACATTAGAGGTGCAAAAAAAGTGGGGAGAAGTCCCGTCTCGGGTGCTTTATTTAAAGCCGACAATTTCGGAACTTGCTTCCTTTATTATGGAACTGAAAGCAAGCGATTAA
- a CDS encoding phytanoyl-CoA dioxygenase family protein, giving the protein MVLTPEQMKHYSEKGYLFLESAISARILSKLNEEIPTIFAEDSPRRVFEKDNRTIRSIYAPHFTNKTFDHLKSYSKLLNPAMQILNNEVYVHQYKINVKAALAGEMWSWHQDYIFWKQEDGIPTSNLINVSIFLDEVNEFNGPLALIPGSHKYDNIKTAVDDNKLDTREEWTNHLSVDLKYTLDRHLLGKLVDKYGLVAPKGPAGSILFFHPEIAHASAPNISPFDRKLVILTYNSIDNLPQKELTRPDFLASRNFTPLEVYENKEWDVGVVK; this is encoded by the coding sequence ATGGTTTTAACACCTGAACAAATGAAGCATTACAGTGAAAAGGGGTATCTATTTCTTGAATCGGCGATTTCCGCGAGGATTTTGTCAAAGTTGAATGAAGAGATTCCCACGATTTTTGCCGAAGACTCTCCAAGAAGGGTTTTTGAAAAAGATAACCGAACCATCCGATCGATCTATGCTCCTCATTTTACAAATAAAACCTTTGATCACCTGAAATCTTATTCCAAGCTGCTTAACCCAGCAATGCAGATTTTAAATAATGAGGTCTATGTTCACCAATATAAAATAAATGTAAAGGCAGCTTTAGCTGGTGAGATGTGGAGTTGGCATCAAGATTATATTTTTTGGAAACAAGAAGATGGAATTCCTACATCAAACTTAATCAATGTATCCATTTTTCTGGATGAAGTAAACGAGTTTAATGGTCCGCTTGCTTTAATTCCAGGTTCCCATAAATATGACAATATTAAAACAGCTGTTGATGACAATAAATTGGACACTAGAGAAGAGTGGACGAACCACTTAAGTGTAGATCTAAAATATACGTTGGATCGTCATTTGCTTGGCAAGTTAGTGGATAAATATGGTTTAGTTGCACCAAAAGGTCCTGCAGGTTCCATTTTATTTTTCCATCCTGAAATTGCTCACGCGTCAGCACCAAACATTTCACCCTTTGATCGTAAACTGGTGATTTTAACGTATAACAGTATTGATAACCTCCCGCAAAAAGAACTTACCCGTCCCGACTTTCTCGCAAGCAGAAACTTTACTCCATTAGAAGTTTATGAGAATAAAGAATGGGACGTAGGTGTTGTAAAATAA
- a CDS encoding kinase, with the protein MSEFESMTQSKSLKRVGTGKSFGTFGELLQGVMSECDLDFLVTFPILCFAHATFTSDLSRSEVEVSPSFKVKSKKVAELILQKYGLHPGGKLVIESDIPVGKGLASSSADVVATARSISSCFHLSLTEEQMESIIKKIEPSDGVMYPGVVSFYHKRVQLKEYLGNLPPLTVVSIDEGGEVDTIQFNQIPKPFSDIEKRQFDELLDILTRAVREQDIEMIGRVATKSAILNQMLKPKKYLHATIQICDDIGGLGIIATHSGTCLGILLSPEDHAYQQKLHTCQEKLRELQDRVNIYYSWNEASALRLNAPF; encoded by the coding sequence ATGTCTGAGTTTGAGAGTATGACTCAATCAAAATCATTAAAGAGAGTTGGAACAGGCAAGTCATTTGGAACCTTTGGTGAATTGCTGCAAGGAGTTATGAGTGAATGTGATTTAGATTTTTTAGTTACGTTTCCTATTCTCTGTTTTGCTCATGCTACTTTTACCTCTGACCTTTCCAGATCAGAGGTGGAAGTTTCCCCTTCATTCAAGGTTAAATCAAAAAAAGTTGCGGAATTAATTCTACAGAAATATGGCCTCCATCCGGGCGGGAAATTGGTCATTGAAAGTGATATCCCTGTTGGGAAAGGACTTGCAAGCTCATCAGCCGATGTAGTAGCAACAGCACGTTCCATCAGTTCCTGCTTTCACCTTTCATTAACGGAGGAACAGATGGAAAGCATCATTAAAAAAATTGAACCCTCGGATGGGGTGATGTATCCAGGTGTAGTCTCTTTCTATCATAAACGGGTACAGTTGAAAGAGTATCTTGGAAACCTGCCGCCTCTAACAGTCGTCAGTATTGATGAAGGAGGAGAGGTGGATACCATCCAATTCAATCAGATTCCAAAACCTTTCTCGGATATAGAAAAGAGGCAGTTTGATGAATTATTGGACATTCTTACGAGAGCGGTCCGGGAACAAGACATTGAAATGATTGGGAGAGTAGCAACAAAAAGTGCTATTCTCAACCAAATGCTAAAACCTAAGAAATATTTGCACGCTACGATTCAAATTTGTGATGACATTGGTGGGCTGGGGATTATAGCGACCCACAGTGGGACATGTCTCGGGATTTTACTATCTCCTGAGGATCACGCTTACCAGCAAAAACTACACACGTGTCAAGAAAAACTACGGGAGTTACAGGATCGGGTAAATATTTATTACTCTTGGAATGAAGCGAGTGCTTTACGATTAAATGCGCCGTTTTAA